The proteins below are encoded in one region of Brachionichthys hirsutus isolate HB-005 chromosome 12, CSIRO-AGI_Bhir_v1, whole genome shotgun sequence:
- the scel gene encoding sciellin — MSDRYVSKFNKDTSWIRNNDNEDTDSLVQDGKETSKTTSVKSLTKRFGSASDEPPFSGSTYPSSRNTSTSTRSTTTTRVTKDGTTESTVTTTKDLSSPTRFTERVKSSSQGSQYTTYSPTRTTKVTGTPIASNSDAENKLYDTLIPSSIKDPPSSATYSPSSSLTERTITTNKYVQDKPYDQDITSTIKDIFSPTHSIVSSSETVTVKSSPEKRTHYSTYSSARTTKVTERTISAGAEDVTDMPSSIKQAWTPTDRPVDDLYDTLLPKAITGASDPPSSDSIRRREIVTVESSRGGESPTSSSKWRSSSYSSYNDDAPTTRTSSYSISSTASDDYSREKSSSLSRKSIPYEYSSASSPTAYSSSSYKSSRSVLEKDLCTSCHTPFNGDAKMLLDDLSVKCHASCFKCEVCNSNLGNLKAGDSVWIYRHMVHCENCFEITREKWRR, encoded by the exons ATGAGCGATAGATATGTTT CCAAATTCAACAAAGACACCAGCTGGATAAGGAATAATGACAATGAAGACACTGA TTCCCTGGTCCAAGACGGGAAAGAAACAAGTAAAACAACATCCGTGAAGTCTCTGACCAAGAG ATTTGGGTCAGCGTCGGATGAGCCACCGTTCAG TGGCAGCACGTATCCTTCAAGCAGGAATACATCAACCTCCACCAGAAG CACCACAACTACCAGGGTGACCAAGGATGGAACCACAGAGAGCACTGTCACCACCACCAAGGATCTAAG TTCTCCCACCAGATTCACTGAGCGGGTCAAGTCTTCAAGCCAAGG GTCCCAATACACAACCTACTCACCAACCAGAACAACCAAAGTGACGGGGACACCGATTGCCAGCAATTCAGA TGCCGAGAACAAACTTTACGATACACTCATCCCCTCATCTATCAAGGATCCTCCATCATCAGCAACCTACTCGCCTTCTTCCAGTCTGACTGAGCGAACTATTACCACCAATAAATA tgTACAGGACAAACCCTATGACCAAGACATCACCTCAACTATCAAAGATATCTTCTCACCCACACACAG CATTGTCTCCAGTAGTGAGACTGTGACGGTGAAAAGCAGCCCTGAGAAGAG AACTCATTACTCAACCTACTCGAGTGCCAGAACAACCAAGGTGACTGAGAGAACCATCAGTGCCGG TGCAGAGGATGTCACAGATATGCCCTCCTCTATCAAGCAAGCCTGGACACCCACAGACAG GCCAGTGGATGATCTGTATGACACCCTCCTGCCTAAAGCCATTACCGGTGCATCTGATCCACCTTCCTCTGACAG CATCAGACGGAGAGAGATAGTCACAGTGGAGAGTAGCAGAGG AGGGGAAAGCCCAACTTCATCTTCCAAGTGGAGATCCAGCAG ctaCAGCTCATACAACGATGATGCTCCCACCACCCGCACCAGCTCCTACAGCATCAGCTCCACTGCCAG TGATGACTACAGCAGGGAGAAAAGCAGCTCTCTCTCCAGAAAAAGCATCCC TTATGAGTACAGCAGCGCCTCAAGCCCGACTGCCTACTCTTCATCATCATACAAGAGCAGCAG GTCTGTGCTTGAGAAAGATCTGTGCACTTCCTGCCACACGCCTTTCAACGGCGATGCCAAGATGCTGTTGGACGACTTGAGTGTCAAGTGTCATGCTTCCTGCTTTAAA TGTGAGGTGTGCAACAGCAATCTGGGTAATCTGAAAGCTGGCGACTCGGTGTGGATCTATAGACACATGGTGCACTGCGAGAACTGCTTTGAGATCACCCGAG AAAAGTGGCGTCGTTGA